tttcaaataatatatattctatacatatacatacaacgTATGTACTACTTCCGTTTGTACAGTAAAGTAGACATGAAGTATATATATctctcttttattttatttattattttcagttttcACGCATCTTCTGACAGAGTCACATGATATGGAGGAGTTGGGGATCTGAGCCTAACATTCTATTAATTACTTAGATTTTGTCTGTTAAGATAATTTAGTTAACAATACATCGTAATGacgttatattatttatttatatttttatttttattaaatataatcTCATATTTTgtgtattatattatttatcttaCATCAATCAAAACATCAATCATTTATCTCATATCAGTCATATCATTTAATTGAAATTACAATATTATTTTTactaaataatattataaatattttattaatattttcaaatagaCAAAATGATAATATCACATTATctcaaatttaatcaaattaatcaatcaaatcaaacaatatattaactatattttttttatttatttcattattaaaaaatattagttATCTTCGTACTATTTGTATCGTACCACGAACcaaatttttattattgttcAAGATATATAAAAATGTATTCAAAACATACGTGTAAAAGAGTGATTATTTAATATCATGTATAGTTTATTGATTAAATTTGATATAAGTTTCGAATTAGAAACTTAATTGTATCGATTTGTTTTCTCTCCCGAGTTGAAATTAAAAAGAGTGTCTGATTAATGGAATCCCTTCTTACATTGCTGAAGAAGTCATGAACATCCCTTTAGCAGGGGAGCTGACAGAAGACGTAAGATACTGGAGACAAGATCCGAAAGGATGCTACTCGGTTCGGGATGGGTATAAGACGGAAATTGGATGCTATGAACCCCCACCAAATTGTTCTGAGATTCATTCGAGAAGTTGGTGGAAATTCTTATGGGCTCTATCAATACCCCCGAAAGTTCGTATCTTCTGGTGGCGAACCCTCCATAATATAATTCCAACAGAAGTAAATCTCTTGGCTCACCATGTGCCAGTTAGCGGCCACTGTCGGCTATGCAACTATGGGAGGGATACAACCGAGCATGCTCTCTTCTGGTGTCCGCGAACTAAAGCATGCTGGAAAGGAACCAGATTCAAAACATTGCTGAAAAAAGCTCTAAGATCTGATATTTTGGATATCTTTTTGTGGCTGAAAGAGCAACTCAATCGACAGGACTTTGAGTGCTTTGCGGTACATACATGGGCTGTTTGGTTTGAAAGACAGAAGCTCCTACACAATGAAGATCGAAACCTTAACTCTATCAGCACAGATTGGAGTACGCACATGCTGAATGAATACAGAGAAGCACGTACAGCCATCAATGTTGCCCCATCACACAGCCCCTATGGTACCCAGAATAGATGGAAAAATCCGGAGATGAATCAACTAAGACTGGAAACAGATGCAGCGTATAATGAAAATACAAATAGATACTCTGTGGGTGGAGCAGTTCGTAACCATGAAGGGCGGATTCTATTAGCTTTTGGACATCAATTAAAGAAACCCCCTTCGGTGGTTTATGCGGAAATCGAAGCAATGAGGGAGGGATTGAGCCAGGCGAAGGCACACTCAATTGTAATTCAAGAAATCCCTTCAGATTCTTTATTGGCGGTGCAAGCAGTCACCTCCTTAGATGAAGACTTGAGCTACACAAATATAATAGCGCAAGAAGTTCGGAAGCTACTGACTTCCTTTCATGGGATTCGAGTTAATCATGT
This genomic interval from Primulina eburnea isolate SZY01 chromosome 16, ASM2296580v1, whole genome shotgun sequence contains the following:
- the LOC140817279 gene encoding uncharacterized protein, with the protein product MNIPLAGELTEDVRYWRQDPKGCYSVRDGYKTEIGCYEPPPNCSEIHSRSWWKFLWALSIPPKVRIFWWRTLHNIIPTEVNLLAHHVPVSGHCRLCNYGRDTTEHALFWCPRTKACWKGTRFKTLLKKALRSDILDIFLWLKEQLNRQDFECFAVHTWAVWFERQKLLHNEDRNLNSISTDWSTHMLNEYREARTAINVAPSHSPYGTQNRWKNPEMNQLRLETDAAYNENTNRYSVGGAVRNHEGRILLAFGHQLKKPPSVVYAEIEAMREGLSQAKAHSIVIQEIPSDSLLAVQAVTSLDEDLSYTNIIAQEVRKLLTSFHGIRVNHVRRSANVVAHSIAFFAISSPIPFV